A genomic window from Solwaraspora sp. WMMD792 includes:
- a CDS encoding GntR family transcriptional regulator — MAGYREIAADLREAIAAGEYAPGAQIPTEHALAERYGVSRETVRRALAELRAAGVLESARAAGTRVAAPPVRLALARYAAVADPARTRANLGPWETACADQGIDGSVEVVSVEEAIPAPPGVAARLALPAGASMVLRRRRHLMDGRVVQLHESWMPRDLVAGTALAGQGKVVGGVYAALAAAGMRPATASEELSARPAALAEQSDLGLAAVGWVLELWRTTRDVTGRPLEALQVVSDARRVTYVYDDLPIRGER; from the coding sequence ATGGCGGGCTATCGGGAGATCGCAGCGGACCTCCGCGAGGCGATCGCGGCGGGCGAGTACGCGCCCGGCGCCCAGATCCCGACCGAGCACGCCCTGGCAGAGCGGTACGGCGTGTCACGGGAGACGGTGCGTCGGGCACTGGCCGAACTGCGCGCCGCCGGCGTACTCGAGTCGGCCCGGGCCGCAGGAACGCGAGTCGCGGCGCCACCGGTGCGGCTGGCGCTGGCGCGGTACGCAGCCGTCGCCGACCCCGCCCGCACTCGGGCGAACCTCGGCCCGTGGGAGACCGCCTGCGCCGACCAGGGCATCGACGGGTCGGTGGAAGTCGTATCGGTCGAGGAGGCCATACCTGCACCACCCGGCGTAGCCGCGCGGCTGGCTCTGCCTGCCGGCGCCTCAATGGTGCTGCGCCGCCGTCGCCACTTGATGGACGGCCGTGTCGTCCAGCTGCATGAGTCGTGGATGCCGCGTGACCTGGTGGCGGGCACGGCGCTCGCCGGGCAGGGCAAGGTGGTCGGCGGCGTGTACGCCGCGTTGGCCGCTGCCGGCATGCGGCCGGCGACCGCGAGCGAGGAGCTGTCGGCGCGGCCTGCTGCGTTGGCCGAGCAATCGGACCTGGGCTTGGCGGCGGTGGGCTGGGTGCTTGAGCTGTGGCGCACGACGCGAGACGTCACCGGCCGGCCGCTGGAGGCGTTGCAGGTGGTGTCGGATGCCCGCCGGGTGACGTACGTGTACGACGATCTGCCGATACGGGGCGAGAGGTGA